Proteins encoded together in one Procambarus clarkii isolate CNS0578487 chromosome 67, FALCON_Pclarkii_2.0, whole genome shotgun sequence window:
- the LOC138355366 gene encoding mucin-17-like has product MSVYMKAEENFLNKICFSLAPEGSVLVVSLAPEGFVVVVSLAPEGSVLVVSLAPEGFVVVVSLAPEGSVLVVSLAPEGSVVVVSLAPEGSVVVVSLAPEGFVVVVSLAPEGSVLVVSLAPEGFVVVVSLAPEGSVAVVSLAPEGSVVVVSLAPEGSVAVVSLAPEGSVVVVSLAPEGFVVVVSLAPEGSVAVVSLAPEGSVVVVSLAPEGSVVVVSLAPEGSVVVVSLAPEGSVVVVSLAPEGSVVVVSLAPEGFVVVVSLAPEGSVAVVSLAPEGSVVVVSLAPEGSVVVVSLAPEGSVVVVSLAPEGSVAVVSLAPEGSVVVVSLAPEGSVVVVSLAPEGSVVVVSLAPEGSVVVVSLAPEGSVVVVSLAPEGSVAVVSLAPEGSVVVVSLAPEGSVVVVSLAPEGSVVVVSLAPEGSVVVVSLAPEGSVVVVSLAPEGSVMVVSLAPEGSVVVVSLAPEGSVVVVSLAPEGSVVVVSLAPEGSVVVVSLAPEGSVAVVSLAPEGSVVVVSLAPEGSVAVVSLAPEGSVVVVSLAPEGSVVVVSLAPEGSVMVVSLAPEGSVVVVSLAPEGSVVVVSLAPEGSVMVVSLAPEGSVVVVSLAPEGSVVVVSLAPEGSEWQEGSFVSSFADDTKISMKIATVEDTEQLPSDMSDIKSLRLGN; this is encoded by the exons ATGTCAGTGTATATGAAGGCTGAGGAAAACTTTCTCAATAAAATTTGTT TCTCCCTGGCCCCCGAGGGCTCTGTGTTGGTAGTCTCCCTGGCCCCCGAGGGCTTTGTGGTGGTAGTCTCCCTGGCCCCCGAGGGCTCTGTGTTGGTAGTCTCCCTGGCCCCCGAGGGCTTTGTGGTGGTAGTCTCCCTGGCCCCCGAGGGCTCTGTGTTGGTAGTCTCCCTAGCCCCCGAGGGCTCTGTGGTGGTAGTCTCCCTGGCCCCCGAGGGTTCTGTGGTGGTAGTCTCCCTGGCTCCCGAGGGCTTTGTGGTGGTAGTCTCCCTGGCCCCCGAGGGCTCTGTGTTGGTAGTCTCCCTGGCCCCCGAGGGCTTTGTGGTGGTAGTCTCCCTGGCCCCCGAGGGCTCTGTGGCGGTAGTCTCCCTGGCCCCCGAGGGCTCTGTGGTGGTAGTCTCCCTGGCCCCCGAGGGCTCTGTGGCGGTAGTCTCCCTGGCCCCCGAGGGCTCTGTGGTGGTAGTCTCCCTGGCCCCCGAGGGCTTTGTGGTGGTAGTCTCCCTGGCCCCCGAGGGCTCTGTGGCGGTAGTCTCCCTGGCCCCCGAGGGCTCTGTGGTGGTAGTCTCCCTAGCTCCCGAGGGCTCTGTGGTGGTAGTCTCCCTAGCCCCCGAGGGCTCTGTGGTGGTAGTCTCCCTAGCCCCCGAGGGCTCTGTGGTGGTAGTCTCCCTGGCCCCCGAGGGCTCTGTGGTGGTAGTCTCCCTGGCCCCCGAGGGCTTTGTGGTGGTAGTCTCCCTGGCCCCCGAGGGCTCTGTGGCGGTAGTCTCCCTGGCCCCCGAGGGCTCTGTGGTGGTAGTCTCCCTGGCCCCCGAGGGCTCTGTGGTGGTAGTCTCCCTGGCCCCCGAGGGCTCTGTGGTGGTAGTCTCCCTGGCCCCCGAGGGCTCTGTGGCGGTAGTCTCCCTGGCCCCCGAGGGCTCTGTGGTGGTAGTCTCCCTGGCCCCCGAGGGCTCTGTGGTGGTAGTCTCCCTGGCCCCCGAGGGCTCTGTGGTGGTAGTCTCCCTGGCCCCCGAGGGCTCTGTGGTGGTAGTCTCCCTGGCCCCCGAGGGCTCTGTGGTGGTAGTCTCCCTGGCCCCCGAGGGCTCTGTGGCGGTAGTCTCCCTGGCCCCCGAGGGCTCTGTGGTGGTAGTCTCCCTGGCCCCCGAGGGCTCTGTGGTGGTAGTCTCCCTGGCCCCCGAGGGCTCTGTGGTGGTAGTCTCCCTGGCCCCCGAGGGCTCTGTGGTGGTAGTCTCCCTGGCCCCCGAGGGCTCTGTGGTGGTAGTCTCCCTGGCCCCCGAGGGCTCTGTGATGGTAGTCTCCCTGGCCCCCGAGGGCTCTGTGGTGGTAGTCTCCCTGGCCCCCGAGGGCTCTGTGGTGGTAGTCTCCCTGGCCCCCGAGGGCTCTGTGGTGGTAGTCTCCCTGGCCCCCGAGGGCTCTGTGGTGGTAGTCTCCCTGGCCCCCGAGGGCTCTGTGGCGGTAGTCTCCCTGGCCCCCGAGGGCTCTGTGGTGGTAGTCTCCCTGGCCCCCGAGGGCTCTGTGGCGGTAGTCTCCCTGGCCCCCGAGGGCTCTGTGGTGGTAGTCTCCCTGGCCCCCGAGGGCTCTGTGGTGGTAGTCTCCCTGGCCCCCGAGGGCTCTGTGATGGTAGTCTCCCTGGCCCCCGAGGGCTCTGTGGTGGTAGTCTCCCTGGCCCCCGAGGGCTCTGTGGTGGTAGTCTCCCTGGCCCCCGAGGGCTCTGTGATGGTAGTCTCCCTGGCCCCCGAGGGCTCTGTGGTGGTAGTCTCCCTGGCCCCCGAGGGCTCTGTGGTGGTAGTCTCCCTGGCCCCCGAGGGCTCTGAGTGGCAGGAAGGAAG cttcgtgtcatcctttgcagatgatacaaaaatcagcatgaaaattgccactgtagaagacactgaacaACTACCGTCAGATATGTCAGATATTAAAAGTCTTCGtttgggcaactga